A window of Paenibacillus antri genomic DNA:
TAAATTGAACTTGTGAGGTGATTCAAGATGATAAACGAAGAACAAGTCCTGCGTGTCGAAGCGGATCACTCTTCTTGTTGTTCCACGGAGAGCGAACGGAGGAGCCGCCATTCGGAGAAGACGAAGAGCAATTTGATCTCCCGACTGAACCGGATCGAAGGTCAACTTCGCGGCGTTCGAGGCATGATCGAGAAGGATACGTATTGCGACGATGTGTTAAACCAAATCGCTTCCATTCAGTCCGCTCTCAACGGCGTGGGTAAACTCTTGCTCGAAGGGCATATGAAAAGCTGCATCGTAGACCGGATTCAAGCCGGCGAACATGAAGTCATCGACGAATTGTTGGTCACTGTAAATAAATTAATGAAATAATACGATCGGAGGAATTTCGGATGAAACAAGCGACGCTTCAAGTACAAGGCATGTCCTGCCAGCATTGCGTACATTCCATCGAAGGCGCATTGGAGGAAATCGGGGCCAAGGGCCGCGTCGATCTCGAAGGCAACTCGGTCGCCGTAGAATATGATGAAACGATCGTGACGCTCGAAGCCGTGAAAGAAGC
This region includes:
- a CDS encoding metal-sensitive transcriptional regulator, which encodes MINEEQVLRVEADHSSCCSTESERRSRHSEKTKSNLISRLNRIEGQLRGVRGMIEKDTYCDDVLNQIASIQSALNGVGKLLLEGHMKSCIVDRIQAGEHEVIDELLVTVNKLMK
- a CDS encoding copper ion binding protein is translated as MKQATLQVQGMSCQHCVHSIEGALEEIGAKGRVDLEGNSVAVEYDETIVTLEAVKEAIEEQGYDVE